The proteins below are encoded in one region of Lytechinus pictus isolate F3 Inbred chromosome 11, Lp3.0, whole genome shotgun sequence:
- the LOC129270788 gene encoding elongation factor 1-delta-like isoform X1: MAHPLMHENIWFDRNRFQEAEAKYQERIASQHSGLVVQKSDGPASNLVSEIARARQNIQSSLSAGVGLSVGVGVDNPEILARLSAVEKENADLRKITTDLQAAVAKLTERLSALDTSAAPSASQQKQTKPVQNGKADDDDEDDDDFDLFGESDESEEESEEKKRQTEERLAKYHEKKSKKPGPIAKSNIIFDVKPWDDETDMGELEKAVRSVQKDGLLWGASKLVPLAYGIKKLQITCVVEDEKVGTEDIEEGLEAFEDLIQSVDVAAFNKV, translated from the exons ATGGCCCACCCACTGATGCATGAAAACATTTGGTTCGACAGGAACAGGTTCCAGGAGGCCGAGGCGAAGTACCAGGAGCGCATTGCCTCCCAGCATAGCGGACTCGTAGTACAG AAATCAGATGGTCCGGCCAGCAATCTGGTTAGCGAAATTGCACGCGCACGTCAGAACATTCAAAGCTCTTTGAGTGCT GGAGTTGGTCTcagtgtgggtgtgggtgtagACAACCCAGAGATCTTGGCCCGTCTTTCAGCGGTGGAGAAGGAGAACGCAGACCTCAGAAAAA TCACAACTGATCTCCAAGCTGCTGTTGCCAAGCTGACAGAACGCCTGAGTGCCTTAGATACATCAGCTGCTCCGTCTGCATCACAACAAAAACAA ACAAAACCAGTCCAAAACGGCAAAGCCGATGATGACGACGAAGACGATGATGACTTTGACTTGTTTGGG GAGAGCGATGAATCAGAAGAAGAGAGTGAAGAGAAGAAGAGGCAGACGGAGGAACGCCTGGCCAAGTACCACGAGAAAAAGTCCAAGAAGCCGGGTCCCATTGCAAAGTCTAACATCATCTTTGACGTGAAACCTTGGGACGACGAGACAGATATGGGCGAGTTGGAGAAGGCCGTTAGGAGCGTTCAAAAGGATGGCCTGCTATGGGGTGCTT CCAAATTGGTCCCTCTAGCCTATGGTATCAAGAAACTTCAAATCACATGCGTGGTAGAAGATGAAAAGGTCGGCACTGAAGACATAGAAGAAGGCTTGGAAGCCTTTGAAGACTTG ATCCAGAGTGTAGACGTCGCTGCATTcaacaaagtttaa
- the LOC129270788 gene encoding elongation factor 1-delta-like isoform X3: MAHPLMHENIWFDRNRFQEAEAKYQERIASQHSGLVVQGVGLSVGVGVDNPEILARLSAVEKENADLRKITTDLQAAVAKLTERLSALDTSAAPSASQQKQTKPVQNGKADDDDEDDDDFDLFGESDESEEESEEKKRQTEERLAKYHEKKSKKPGPIAKSNIIFDVKPWDDETDMGELEKAVRSVQKDGLLWGASKLVPLAYGIKKLQITCVVEDEKVGTEDIEEGLEAFEDLIQSVDVAAFNKV; the protein is encoded by the exons ATGGCCCACCCACTGATGCATGAAAACATTTGGTTCGACAGGAACAGGTTCCAGGAGGCCGAGGCGAAGTACCAGGAGCGCATTGCCTCCCAGCATAGCGGACTCGTAGTACAG GGAGTTGGTCTcagtgtgggtgtgggtgtagACAACCCAGAGATCTTGGCCCGTCTTTCAGCGGTGGAGAAGGAGAACGCAGACCTCAGAAAAA TCACAACTGATCTCCAAGCTGCTGTTGCCAAGCTGACAGAACGCCTGAGTGCCTTAGATACATCAGCTGCTCCGTCTGCATCACAACAAAAACAA ACAAAACCAGTCCAAAACGGCAAAGCCGATGATGACGACGAAGACGATGATGACTTTGACTTGTTTGGG GAGAGCGATGAATCAGAAGAAGAGAGTGAAGAGAAGAAGAGGCAGACGGAGGAACGCCTGGCCAAGTACCACGAGAAAAAGTCCAAGAAGCCGGGTCCCATTGCAAAGTCTAACATCATCTTTGACGTGAAACCTTGGGACGACGAGACAGATATGGGCGAGTTGGAGAAGGCCGTTAGGAGCGTTCAAAAGGATGGCCTGCTATGGGGTGCTT CCAAATTGGTCCCTCTAGCCTATGGTATCAAGAAACTTCAAATCACATGCGTGGTAGAAGATGAAAAGGTCGGCACTGAAGACATAGAAGAAGGCTTGGAAGCCTTTGAAGACTTG ATCCAGAGTGTAGACGTCGCTGCATTcaacaaagtttaa
- the LOC129270788 gene encoding elongation factor 1-delta-like isoform X2 translates to MAHPLMHENIWFDRNRFQEAEAKYQERIASQHSGLVVQKSDGPASNLGVGLSVGVGVDNPEILARLSAVEKENADLRKITTDLQAAVAKLTERLSALDTSAAPSASQQKQTKPVQNGKADDDDEDDDDFDLFGESDESEEESEEKKRQTEERLAKYHEKKSKKPGPIAKSNIIFDVKPWDDETDMGELEKAVRSVQKDGLLWGASKLVPLAYGIKKLQITCVVEDEKVGTEDIEEGLEAFEDLIQSVDVAAFNKV, encoded by the exons ATGGCCCACCCACTGATGCATGAAAACATTTGGTTCGACAGGAACAGGTTCCAGGAGGCCGAGGCGAAGTACCAGGAGCGCATTGCCTCCCAGCATAGCGGACTCGTAGTACAG AAATCAGATGGTCCGGCCAGCAATCTG GGAGTTGGTCTcagtgtgggtgtgggtgtagACAACCCAGAGATCTTGGCCCGTCTTTCAGCGGTGGAGAAGGAGAACGCAGACCTCAGAAAAA TCACAACTGATCTCCAAGCTGCTGTTGCCAAGCTGACAGAACGCCTGAGTGCCTTAGATACATCAGCTGCTCCGTCTGCATCACAACAAAAACAA ACAAAACCAGTCCAAAACGGCAAAGCCGATGATGACGACGAAGACGATGATGACTTTGACTTGTTTGGG GAGAGCGATGAATCAGAAGAAGAGAGTGAAGAGAAGAAGAGGCAGACGGAGGAACGCCTGGCCAAGTACCACGAGAAAAAGTCCAAGAAGCCGGGTCCCATTGCAAAGTCTAACATCATCTTTGACGTGAAACCTTGGGACGACGAGACAGATATGGGCGAGTTGGAGAAGGCCGTTAGGAGCGTTCAAAAGGATGGCCTGCTATGGGGTGCTT CCAAATTGGTCCCTCTAGCCTATGGTATCAAGAAACTTCAAATCACATGCGTGGTAGAAGATGAAAAGGTCGGCACTGAAGACATAGAAGAAGGCTTGGAAGCCTTTGAAGACTTG ATCCAGAGTGTAGACGTCGCTGCATTcaacaaagtttaa